The DNA region AAGATACTACGGTATGCGTATTTACAGGTCCCCCCCGAGCTCTTGAAGTTCAAAAAACCGTAGGTCAGTTTGTGAAGAATGCCTTCAAATTTATGTCCCCAATAACAATGACTACATGTCGTGAGTTCTAGATACATGCTCGCCTGAGGCGGTTGTGGGTAAGAATTAAATTGGATAGATGATTGCTGAATAAGGTTTGACGAGTGATGACATATCTGCTTGTGTATTTCCTTTGACCTCTAAAGTGATAGAATACCTATGTAATATCATGGGAGAGGCTTTCTATTCCTTATATCTGCCCATCAAATGGCGACCGGAACCTTGCACAATAGTAACACAAAGTACTGTAAACTCAGGTTTAATAAGACTCCTGTCAATATACTAAGTTTATTAGCACTATATTTTGTACTAAATCGTTGTAAATAGACATAAAGATTTAAAATCTAGAAGATGCAACCAGCTCCACAAATAAACTTCTGAGATACCTATTACATATTAGGAGACATCTATACGGAGATTTTGAAGTTTTATTAGTATGATTATAGAATTCAACATTAGGATGAAGTGAAGAATTAATACAGCTTCAAACACCAGTgaaaaaactttattttgaaaaatgatAGTATAAAATACAGCAACTTAAAATTACATTAATTTCGCTCAACAGTGACTATTGTGAGAGGTATGCTTTTTAGCAAAATGTAAAGTCACATAGAATGTATGGTAAACATTTATTCACTTCTATCAACAGATCAGCCTttcagaaataaaaataaaaagttgTATTCCATTGAAGACATGAAGTGTAGAACGTATCAATCAACTTTATTCCTATCTCGACTActaaaaatgatattaaaacGAATACACATCCCAGTATATTAAAAAAATCACATACttgttattattttgtttacgcCTAACAAACGTAAAACACGGAGACATGTTTATACATCCCAGACAACGGATACAAAAGCACTTTGAGTGATTCAAATTAGTtgcattattaataattttagcAGATGCCGAGTAGTGTGAATGATAAGCATTCGGTCAGGAACTAAAGAAGGACATATTACGGCCAGAATTGGAAGGCCTAAAGAGGGAAAAAGCAGATAATGTATCCTGGCAAGATTATCTATCTAGCGTAATATGCAAACAAATCAGATAAATGAGACCGAGTGTTACAAAGTAGTCGCACATTGTTATTTACGAAAAATGTCAAGGTAACATACAATAAAACAAACTACTTTCTGTGCACAGTAACTCTATGATAGTGTAAGTTCCAACTTAAAATGATCAACACTGAAATATACAAAGAAAGTTTTAATTATAATACCAATTTTCTGCTGTTCGAGGCAATCAAATTTCAGGTACAATTACGCAGAATATAATCGTAATTTGACACGGCAGAATCTTTTTCGTTAAGGTTCAGATACACTGAAAAGTTACGAGTCTTCAACTTTTTAAACCTAAAAATGAATCATTTCGGATTCTTTACCTGCGTTTAAAATGTCAAGTTGAAAGATCGATTAGTCTAGATCTTTTATGTTCAGCGGTTTGCGTATATTTCAAGCATGTTTGCCGTCGTATGTGACAGATTTAGTGCTTTGTTTCGAGCCCTTATCTTCGCTTTGAAAATTCTTGGATGAATATTCTGTTTGTTAAATCCAATATCGCGAAGTTTCTAACAACTGAATGCTTAATGTCAAATAAATGTTTTCGTCACTGGAAGTCGGGTGGATATAAACAGAGTTCACTGTAAGACAACTAACTGATCGCTGTAAAGCACCATAGCTGGTGAGACCTAGGTGATGTCTTCTCGATTCAGGTTGGAATACTTCCTATGTCAGTTTCATTATATCAGAATAGTCATCGCAACCGCATTGGAAAAAGATTGGGAACGCCGAGCTAAACATATCCTACGACCGCTAGCCTTCGCAAATTGAGTACTTTTGGCCTGTTTGGCTATCTGTTTGCTCAATACATGACTCACTGAAGTTCCAAGGACTGGTAAATATTATGTCTGTTCATATTTCACATGCAGCAATACACAAttgtctttattattattttgattacaattgaTCTAATGTGTTTCTTCTTGATCCCTGTGTCATGGATTTACACATTCGGTAGTGCGTATGTGTGGCTATACCTTTTTCGGCACACTGGTTAGTGTGATGACtaactaaataataaaagtttCAGATCAAGGGTTGTGTTTCCTCACTTTGTCGCtgtgttttgttttcatatattttgAATTTAGTCTCTACTCAAAAGCGACAAAATCCACTCACAGCATTTATGTTTTCCGTCCATTTGCAGCACACAGGTATGATGAAATTAGTGTGATTAAACGCCCTTAGTATTGGCTACTCGGTAGTATGTGTGGGATTTTCTCTAAAACGGTACCTGGATATCAGCTATCGAGATGTAGGTACTTTTCAAGCTTTATATAGGATGTTTAGTTTAAAAGAATGAATGTTAGAAGGCAAAATTACCTGCATTTTCGAATTCTTTATGAAGCTCTCCCACTGTCGTCGGTAAACGACAACGCTTGTAAGTTTCTGTTACATTCAAACATACTTGAATCAGACGTTCAACATAGTCTTGATTATTTTCAAAAGGATTCCCTAGAAGTTTATGAAGTTGCAATGTCTGATGATGTGAGTTCTTATCTCATTTTTTAAACCTCATTACTCATCTACCTTTAATATCGTAGTACATTTTTGAATATACAGATTATATACAGctgtatatttcaatggtttGTCAACCTCTAATTGATCATGATGCTCTACGAATAAGCAAGACTtacatcatttaaatatttacgTGAATAAGTATTCTGCTTATGACAAGATAAAATGACTAGAGGTCTTAAGTGATCAGCTCCACCTACCAACGAAATTTAAAATCTATAGCCAACTTTATGCAGTGAGGATTATTTGTTCCTAATAAGTCAATGTTAACTGTCTTAAAGAGTGGGTCCCTAACCATAATAACTCATTATTAGTTGACGTTTGGTAGATAAACAAAATTCTATCATTTTTCAATCTTATAAAAAGGGGAGTAAACTCCCTCATGATAACAATACAGAGTCAGCTTGGTTTATTTGTTGTCTAACATATTAGCATTGATAACCATTCGATGCCTAAATGGAGATCTGCGGCAGCAAACCCGAGAAAACAAATCAAGTTCAAATTCGGTCTTAACTATGTAGTTTCAGTCACTTGCTAAAGTGTGACGCTTTAGCCAATACGTCAACTACCATGTTACAGTGACAAAATTCTGATTTACGCCTCATAGAGGATTCATCTTAGGAGGTTTAAACCTTCCGGTATTGTTTGGATCTACAGTCACTGACTTCTCAAAGAAGTGCTATTTTCTGGTTTGTTCATTGTTTACCTTTTTCAACATGATCTAATTCTCTTTGAGCGTATAATTTATAGTGTGCCTAGACATTTGCTGTGTATACCAACGGTCTTCTCTTCAAAATCGTCTGTTTGTTACCAATCAGAACACTAAAAAGTCATCCAAGTACctgatgtttttttcttttacttttattttagaCTGATAACTCGTGATTAACGACGTAGAATTTAAGCCCACAACACTGACTAACGAATCTCAATAGGTATACAATACGGATAGTTGTCACAAAAAGTTGAGTCATAGGTACATAGTCCACTAACTGTTATTTCCGAACTGTTGAAGGCAACTCAACAGCTTATCGGTAAGATCATAGCTCTCAATCGGAAAAATATTCAAATACTATGAACTCTTTCCTTAGTTAAGAAACAGGATATACACAAACTGATCCCGCCAAAAACAGTTTCCATAGTTTCACATTTTTGCTCCTTCTCCCGTCAATAACATGTTTTTGAAAAATTGATATTGTTTACACTATGATCTTTGTGTGGGTGTTTAACTTCTGTTCTTTCTCCGTGTGACTACAAGTCACTTAATTCAAAAGAATGGTAAAATATCGCCTAAGCCATTGTAGCTTACTATCAAACTATTCCTTGGACAGGCTGTAGATTCTTTTCATAATGATGCAAATAACATCCTTGCATGACTCGAACAATAGTCTCCCCTTATTACCCCAGTCTGAAGTTTGCTGACATGCTAATGGGCATTGTTACCAGGTCCTGCATTGCTCACAAACGAATGACAATGCTTCTACCACTCATTATGTGAAAACTCCCATTGTTACGTTGACCCCCAAAGACATCTTGGTCATTAGACATGGGACCACAATATTAGCACCAACTACCTTCAAAATCTGGAAAGATGCGCACCTTGATTGCC from Schistosoma haematobium chromosome ZW, whole genome shotgun sequence includes:
- the MACO1 gene encoding Macoilin (EggNog:ENOG410V776~COG:S), whose amino-acid sequence is MCFFLIPVSWIYTFGSAYVWLYLFRHTDQGLCFLTLSLCFVFIYFEFSLYSKATKSTHSIYVFRPFAAHSIGYSVVCVGFSLKRYLDISYRDFKRMNVRRQNYLHFRILYEALPLSSVNDNAYVQHSLDYFQKDSLEVYEVAMSDDFSSDFSSRSVFIPFRFGQLCFGRLVRWFFGYLRSVDKQYLDFDRYALPVLSHWYFKIPYYKLYALLELRNVFQLVYLKLFIKYSWNNNAYYSLDLTF